From Anaerococcus urinomassiliensis:
TGGTGCTAATCGGTTATGGTAATATAGGCCATGCCCTTTATCAATACGAGTCTTTCAAGACCTTAGGCTACAAATTTAGTGCGGTTTTTGATAAAGAACCAAATAAGAATGTACCTGATGACTTTAAAATAGAAGATATAGAAAACCTTGCTACTTATCTTGAAAACAACAAAGTAGATATAGGAATAATTGCAACTCCAAAAGAAGCAAGCCAAGATATTTGCGATATACTTTGTGAGGGCAATGTAAAGGGTATATGGAATTTTTCTCCAGTAGATTTAAAAACAAAAAATGGAGTAGTGTTAGAAAATGTACACTTGGATGAATCACTGTTTACACTTACATATTTCATCAACTCTCCACAGGACTATAACTTTTAATGAATATATTATCAGCAAGCAATTTAAGTAAGTCTTATCCTACTAGGGATATTTTTACTAATATTAGCTTTATAATAGAAAAGGGTGATAAGGTTGGTCTTATTGGTAACAATGGGGCTGGCAAATCCACCCTTTTTAAAATCTTAGTAGGAGAAATATCTAAGGATAGTGGAGAAATCTATATACCAAACGGACTGAAGATTGGCTATCTAAAACAACAACTATCTACTGACACTGACCAAAGCATCTATGATCATTGTATGGGAGTTTTTTCAAATCTTATCGGTATCGAAAAAGAGCTTAGGCAGATAGAAAAAGAACTAACAAGAACAGACCTTTCTGAAGATCAAATGCAAAAGCTCTTGGAAGATCACAATAGGTTATTTGAAAAATTTGAAAAAAATAACGGATACTCTATAAAGTCAGAACTTGAGGGGACTCTAAAGGCCATGGGATTTGAATCTGAGGACTTTGATAAGAGCATATCTACCCTATCAGGTGGACAAAAGGCAAGGGTAGAGCTTGCCTATCTCTTGTTAGAAAAGCCAGATTTGATTTTACTAGATGAACCTACCAACCACTTGGATATCAAGGCCATCAGATTTTTGGAAAATTTTATTAAAAACTATGAGGGATCCGTTGTGGTAATTTCCCACGATAGGTACTTTTTGGATGCGACTGTAAATAAAGTTTTTCTTATGGAAAATGGGTCGCTTAATATTTATGCGGGCAATTACACAAGCTTTATTAAAAAAAGAAAAAAAGACTTAGAAGTTAGGCTACACCAATACAAGAGCCAGCAAAAGGAAATAGCCAGACAAGAAGAAATTATTGATAGGCTAAAAAACCAAGGTGGTTCCAAAAGAAAAAGAGGAATATCTCAATCAAGATCTAGGCAAAAACTTCTTGACAAGATGGAAAGAATTGAGGCGCCAGATCAAATATCCAATGCGATGAAGCTAAAATTCACCCCAAGGATCCAAAGTGGGGAAGATGTTCTTAAGGTTTCTAAACTTTCAAAAACTTATGACGAGAAAGAAATTTTCAAGAATATTAGCTTTGATATTTTCAGAAATGAGAGGACAGCTATCATTGGCGAAAATGGAGTTGGAAAAACAACTTTGTTTAAAATCATCTTGGCTGAAGAGATTCCATCCTCAGGCAAAATAAAAATTGGTCAAAGTGTAAATATCGGATATTTTGACCAGGAACAAAAATCTTTGAATTTGTCTAATACAATATTTGAAGAAATATCAGAAACTTATCCAATGCTAACTAACTTTGAAATCAGATCATATTTGGCCAAGTTTATGTTCTACAACGAAGATGTGGATAGAGAAATATCTGAGCTTTCCGGTGGTGAGCGTGCTAGAATATCGCTTTTAAAACTAATGATATCTGACACCAACTTTATCCTAATGGATGAGCCAACCAACCACCTAGACATTGATTCAAAGGAAATCTTAGAAGATGCCATACTTGACTATGAAGGAACTGTTTTAATTATAAGCCACGACAGGTATTTCTTAAACAAAATTGCAGTCAAAATCCTTGAAATGAAAGATGATGGTATGAGCGAATACCTTGGTAATTATGATTATTATGTTGAAAAGCAAAAAGAAATGATAGCTAAGGATGAAGAAAGTCAGGCTATTTCAAAAACCCAGCTAAATAAAGAAAAAAAGAAGCAAAATCTTAAACGCAACGAGATAAAAAAAATAAAAAATGATATTAAAAAAATCGAACAGAGGATGGATGAAGTTGAAGAAAGATTAGGAGAAC
This genomic window contains:
- a CDS encoding redox-sensing transcriptional repressor Rex, translated to MVKDNGVSLSVIKRLPKYYRYLESINDKGIVRVSSKELSEITGLTASQIRQDLNHYGCFGQQGYGYNVRDLMDELSKIIGVDKEYHMVLIGYGNIGHALYQYESFKTLGYKFSAVFDKEPNKNVPDDFKIEDIENLATYLENNKVDIGIIATPKEASQDICDILCEGNVKGIWNFSPVDLKTKNGVVLENVHLDESLFTLTYFINSPQDYNF
- the abc-f gene encoding ribosomal protection-like ABC-F family protein: MNILSASNLSKSYPTRDIFTNISFIIEKGDKVGLIGNNGAGKSTLFKILVGEISKDSGEIYIPNGLKIGYLKQQLSTDTDQSIYDHCMGVFSNLIGIEKELRQIEKELTRTDLSEDQMQKLLEDHNRLFEKFEKNNGYSIKSELEGTLKAMGFESEDFDKSISTLSGGQKARVELAYLLLEKPDLILLDEPTNHLDIKAIRFLENFIKNYEGSVVVISHDRYFLDATVNKVFLMENGSLNIYAGNYTSFIKKRKKDLEVRLHQYKSQQKEIARQEEIIDRLKNQGGSKRKRGISQSRSRQKLLDKMERIEAPDQISNAMKLKFTPRIQSGEDVLKVSKLSKTYDEKEIFKNISFDIFRNERTAIIGENGVGKTTLFKIILAEEIPSSGKIKIGQSVNIGYFDQEQKSLNLSNTIFEEISETYPMLTNFEIRSYLAKFMFYNEDVDREISELSGGERARISLLKLMISDTNFILMDEPTNHLDIDSKEILEDAILDYEGTVLIISHDRYFLNKIAVKILEMKDDGMSEYLGNYDYYVEKQKEMIAKDEESQAISKTQLNKEKKKQNLKRNEIKKIKNDIKKIEQRMDEVEERLGELNEITLSADFYQDQDLVKDIFAEIKSLEEEKENLDEAWLKMNLSLEG